From the Malus domestica chromosome 17, GDT2T_hap1 genome, one window contains:
- the LOC103410579 gene encoding BIIDXI-like protein At5g11420 → MNNKLSVLLVLLCAANFHATLSFVTDGLLPNGNFEYGPKQSELKGTVVTNPHAIPNWEISGFVEYIKSGQKQGDMVLVVPEGGFAVKLGNEALIKQKLKLTKGSFYSTTFTASRTCGQEAKLNVSVNPNLEENDWGIMPIQTIYSCNGWDSYAWGFNADFDDVELVIHNPGVVEDPACGPLIDSVALKLLEPPKRTRANLLKNGNFEEGPYVSPNTSWGTLIPPHIEDDHSPLPGWIIESLKAVKYIDSEHFFVPEGRRAIELVTGKESALTQVVFTKPGKLYALTFSVGDSNNSCEGSLVVEAFAGKDTLKVPYQSKGKGGFKRARLIFTAVGPRTRIMFYSTFYTMVADHSGSLCGPIIDDVKLLSVRKVRV, encoded by the exons ATGAATAACAAACTCTCAGTGCTGCTGGTTCTGCTATGTGCAGCTAATTTCCACGCCACCTTATCATTTGTCACAGATG GCTTATTACCCAACGGCAACTTCGAGTACGGTCCAAAGCAATCAGAACTCAAAGGCACAGTAGTGACGAACCCTCATGCAATTCCCAACTGGGAAATCTCAGGCTTCGTCGAGTACATAAAATCAGGTCAAAAACAAGGTGACATGGTGCTGGTAGTCCCCGAGGGCGGCTTTGCAGTGAAGCTCGGCAACGAGGCCTTGATCAAGCAGAAGTTGAAGCTCACGAAAGGCAGCTTCTACTCCACCACGTTCACCGCTTCTCGGACGTGCGGGCAGGAGGCGAAGCTGAACGTGTCCGTCAATCCCAACCTTGAAGAAAATGACTGGGGAATAATGCCAATCCAGACAATATACAGCTGCAATGGATGGGATTCGTATGCATGGGGTTTTAATGCAGATTTTGATGACGTTGAGCTTGTGATCCATAACCCTGGGGTGGTGGAAGATCCTGCTTGTGGCCCACTTATTGATTCTGTTGCTTTGAAGCTCTTGGAACCTCCTAAACGTACTAGAG CCAACTTGTTGAAAAATGGAAACTTTGAAGAAGGGCCCTATGTGTCCCCCAACACATCATGGGGAACCCTAATCCCACCCCACATTGAAGACGACCACAGCCCACTCCCAGGCTGGATTATCGAGTCTCTCAAGGCCGTTAAGTACATCGACTCCGAGCACTTCTTCGTCCCTGAAGGCCGGAGAGCCATCGAGCTCGTCACCGGCAAAGAAAGCGCACTGACCCAAGTCGTCTTCACCAAGCCCGGCAAGCTCTACGCCCTCACATTCTCCGTCGGCGACTCCAACAACAGCTGCGAAGGCTCCCTCGTCGTCGAGGCGTTTGCCGGCAAAGACACCCTCAAGGTGCCGTACCAGTCCAAAGGCAAAGGTGGGTTCAAGCGCGCGAGGCTCATTTTCACCGCTGTGGGGCCGCGCACGAGGATCATGTTCTACAGTACGTTTTACACCATGGTCGCCGACCACTCTGGGTCTCTGTGCGGCCCCATCATTGACGACGTGAAGTTGCTTAGCGTTCGTAAAGTACGCGTTTGA